The genomic DNA cccctatttatagccccCAAACTTGGCCACGTTAGGAGCCTCTAAACTCGAGTTGGGAGCGTCCGATCCATCTCCCTGCTTGCATGTGTGACGCATTAGGTTCGGAGCGTATGAAGTAAAGATTGGACCGTTCAAACTGCTCTATGTTTGACAGTTGTCAAAACTCATGGCTTAGTCATCGTGCATTGTTGGCTGAAGATgctcggaccgtccgaacaggtttcggattgtccgatcctgccttaactccgaagtaaATATTCTcatcatcggagcttccgattcacATTGTTCTGACCGTCCGATCCTTTCCAAACTTCGGAAGTCCAATTTTTGAATCTGAAGCCCGTTTAAGCCCTTGAATTGGTTAACTActaactcttaatcatgtttaacatattattatattaaaatggaatctgggttactacacgaTGCAAGTGTGTGAGGAATGACAGATACTCGAGAAGCCCAAAAATTTTGAGAGGGGCCCGCGATTACCTCCATCCGATAAGTTTTTCAAATTCCACCAAGAATATGGAGACTTCACTAATGACTGCCAGAGATTGGGCTAGTAAGTGCAAAGGATCATTCATGAGGATCCTAGGGTGAGGGCCGAGATGACCAGACGAGCTAGACCACCTCGTCATGGATGAACTCATCCGTGGGAAACCAAAAGAATGAGGGTCGAGGAAACCAACCCAACCAACGAGGTAGAGCTCCCCAAAATTATCAGGGAGATCGGGTGGAGCAGATATCAAATCACCCAAATAGGGAGATTATACATATGGTTTCAGGAGGGACTACAGATGGAGACTTAGGGAGAGCTCGAGAAGCTTACGGGCATATATTGGAGAATTTTGAGGTGAACTCTCAGTCTAATTACCCTACCGATCCAAATATAATATTTGGAAGAGATGACCTGAAGGATGTGACAGTACCTCACAATGACCCATTGTTAGTAACCCTAACCGTTGTTAATTATGATGTGGCCCGCATATTCGTGGAAACAAGAAGCTCGTTCAACATTGTATTCAAGGAGATCTTTGATCAAATGAAGTTAGATGGATGTGAATTGGAGCCCATCACCACGGCTCTATATGGATTTACTGGCCATGCTTTGCAACCCCTAGGTAAAATAGTGCTCCCATTGTCACTAGGAGTGGAGAGCAGCGCATCACGAAGATGAATTGCTTTACAGTGGTGGATGCGCCGTCTTATTTTAATTGGATTTTGGGCCGCCTTGCCCTAAGTGATTTCCAAGATGTGGAATCTACTTATCATCAAAAGTTGAAGTTCTCGGTTGACATAAAGTGGGAGTTTTCCAAGGTGACCAGAAGTCAGCTCGGCTGTTTTATGTGAATGAGGTAAAAAGTGATGCGAAAAGAATTCGAAAAGAAGTAGTAATGGTGTCAATAGGCCGCGTGCCGAGATCTCTTGGTCGAGATGTGTTGCTGATGGCTGAGAAAGGTGATGAAGTGGTGGAGCTGAGCTCTGAGGATCAAGTCATCAAGTTGGCGGCCGACCTGAATCCACAAGTGAAGCAAGCCCTAGTGGATTGTCTGAAGAGAAACCAAGATGTGTTTGTTTGGTCCACGTCCAAACTCACCGGTTTCAGCTCAGAGATCATGGTACATTGGCTCAACACTCTCTTGGGAGTTTGGCAGATAAAACAGAAGAAGCGACACTTTGGACTTGAGAAAGAAAGAGTAATTAAGAAGGAGGTAGATGAGATCCTTAGAGCAGGTCATATCAGAGAAGTGAAATTTCCGACCTGGCTATCCAATGTGGTCTTGGTGCAAAAGAGCTCAAGAAAGTGGAGGATGTGCGTTGATTTCAGAGATTTAAACAATGCTTTCCCAAAGGATTTCTATCTGTTGCCTCAGATTGATCAGCTGGTTGACTCAACTGCAGGTCATCAATATTTGTGCTTTATGGATGCCCATCAGGGGTATCATCAAATCCCCTTGGCTGAGGAAGATCAGGACAAGGTGAGATTTACCACCTCACATGGAACTTTCTGTTATAAGATAATTCCCTTTAAATCTCACATGGAACTTTTTGTTGTA from Henckelia pumila isolate YLH828 unplaced genomic scaffold, ASM3356847v2 CTG_270:::fragment_1, whole genome shotgun sequence includes the following:
- the LOC140870871 gene encoding uncharacterized protein, which codes for MVSGGTTDGDLGRAREAYGHILENFEVNSQSNYPTDPNIIFGRDDLKDVTVPHNDPLLVTLTVVNYDVARIFVETRSSFNIVFKEIFDQMKLDGCELEPITTALYGFTGHALQPLGDQKSARLFYVNEVKSDAKRIRKEVVMVSIGRVPRSLGRDVLLMAEKGDEVVELSSEDQVIKLAADLNPQVKQALVDCLKRNQDVFVWSTSKLTGFSSEIMVHWLNTLLGVWQIKQKKRHFGLEKERVIKKEVDEILRAGHIREVKFPTWLSNVVLVQKSSRKWRMCVDFRDLNNAFPKDFYLLPQIDQLVDSTAGHQYLCFMDAHQGYHQIPLAEEDQDKIIPFGLKNAGTTNQRLMDKMFSKHIGKNVEVYVYDSLVKSQDDLGLVSDLTETFSTRRSYGVKLKPEKCVFGVKGGKFLGVLQKAKKFEWVDECGKAFDDLKNYLAEIRVLAKAILSEPLYIYLLAKRGSQFSAHRTGWSSSAPSLIFLPFSQRCQAQPHREDFDPL